A stretch of the Lolium perenne isolate Kyuss_39 chromosome 3, Kyuss_2.0, whole genome shotgun sequence genome encodes the following:
- the LOC127343062 gene encoding protein RADIALIS-like 3: protein MASMSMNSSRPQWTAKQNKQFEQALAVYDKETPDRWHNIARAVGGKSADEARRYYELLVEDVKRIEAGRVPFPAYRCPDGAMGGFEADRLKHLKI from the exons ATGGCTTCGATGTCGATGAACTCGTCGAGGCCGCAGTGGACGGCGAAGCAGAACAAGCAGTTCGAGCAGGCACTGGCAGTGTACGACAAGGAGACGCCGGACCGGTGGCACAACATTGCGCGCGCCGTGGGTGGCAAATCTGCCGACGAGGCCAGGCGCTACTACGAGCTGCTCGTCGAGGACGTCAAACGCATCGAGGCCGGCAGGGTGCCCTTCCCGGCATACAGGTGCCCCGATGGTGCCATGGGCGGGTTCGAGGCCGACAG GCTAAAGCACCTGAAGATATAG